From a single Gammaproteobacteria bacterium genomic region:
- the dnaJ gene encoding molecular chaperone DnaJ, which yields MSKRDYYETLGVTRNASEEEIKKTYRRLAMKHHPDRNADDHTSEEKFKQIKEAYEVLSNPRKRATYDQFGHAGMEGGGGFGGAGGAGGMNFGDIFGDIFGDIFGGGRGGPARGSDLFFTLEITLENAVFGKTAEVSIPTLIHCIDCRGSGSRPGTTPVTCGDCGGHGQIRIQQGFFSVQQTCPTCYGKGKVIQSPCPSCHGHGRRKQNKKLSVKIPPGVDTGDRIRLSGEGEAGDTGAVAGDLYIQIQVQPHPLFERDGKNLYCEVPISFTTATLGGELEVPALNGRVKLKIPVETQTNKVFRIKGMGVPSVRGGGQGDLMCKVQVETPVNLTAKQKELLQQFEKTMSANNKHNPRSSSWFNKVKQFFDDMKF from the coding sequence ATGAGTAAGCGCGATTACTACGAGACGTTGGGCGTAACCCGCAACGCAAGCGAAGAAGAAATTAAAAAAACTTATCGTCGCTTAGCAATGAAACACCATCCTGATCGTAATGCTGATGATCATACTTCTGAAGAGAAGTTCAAACAAATTAAAGAAGCATACGAAGTTTTATCCAATCCTCGTAAGCGTGCGACGTATGATCAATTTGGTCATGCCGGCATGGAAGGAGGCGGCGGTTTTGGGGGCGCTGGTGGCGCGGGCGGGATGAATTTTGGTGACATCTTCGGTGATATCTTTGGCGATATTTTTGGGGGTGGACGCGGCGGGCCTGCGCGCGGATCGGATTTATTTTTTACGCTGGAAATAACACTCGAAAATGCAGTTTTTGGCAAAACAGCAGAAGTTTCTATTCCTACACTTATTCATTGTATAGACTGCCGAGGAAGCGGTTCCCGTCCAGGAACAACCCCCGTAACGTGTGGGGATTGCGGTGGTCATGGTCAAATTCGCATTCAGCAAGGCTTTTTCTCAGTTCAACAAACCTGTCCAACATGTTATGGGAAAGGTAAAGTGATCCAAAGTCCTTGTCCAAGTTGTCATGGACATGGGAGGCGCAAACAAAATAAAAAATTATCTGTCAAGATTCCGCCTGGTGTTGATACCGGGGATCGAATTCGCTTAAGTGGTGAAGGAGAAGCAGGTGATACGGGAGCGGTTGCAGGTGACTTGTATATTCAAATTCAAGTTCAACCTCATCCCTTATTTGAACGCGATGGCAAAAATTTATATTGCGAAGTACCCATAAGTTTCACAACTGCAACACTGGGTGGTGAACTTGAAGTTCCAGCTTTAAACGGAAGAGTAAAATTAAAAATTCCTGTTGAGACGCAAACGAATAAAGTATTCCGCATTAAAGGGATGGGCGTACCTTCTGTACGAGGCGGGGGACAAGGCGATTTAATGTGTAAAGTTCAAGTTGAAACACCGGTAAATTTAACTGCTAAACAAAAGGAATTGCTACAACAGTTTGAAAAAACCATGTCAGCGAATAACAAACATAATCCTCGTTCTAGCTCGTGGTTTAATAAAGTCAAACAATTTTTTGATGACATGAAGTTTTAG
- the greA gene encoding transcription elongation factor GreA, whose amino-acid sequence MQKIPMTVVGAEKLREELTRLKQTERPKIINAIAEARAHGDLKENAEYHAAREQQSFVEGRIKEIESKLSNAQTIDVTQIENTGRVIFGTTVVLENNTGKLRYKIVGEDEADIKENMISVTSPVARALIGKFEGDSVEVKTPEGTTVYEIIEVAYL is encoded by the coding sequence ATGCAAAAAATACCTATGACGGTTGTGGGTGCGGAAAAGTTGCGAGAGGAGTTAACCCGTTTAAAACAAACGGAGCGTCCCAAAATTATTAACGCTATAGCTGAAGCTCGGGCACATGGTGATTTGAAAGAAAATGCGGAATATCATGCAGCAAGAGAGCAGCAGAGCTTTGTTGAAGGTCGTATCAAAGAGATTGAATCTAAGCTTTCGAATGCTCAAACCATTGATGTTACGCAAATTGAAAATACCGGTAGAGTCATTTTTGGTACCACTGTCGTCCTTGAAAATAATACGGGTAAACTTCGTTATAAAATTGTGGGTGAGGATGAGGCAGACATCAAAGAAAATATGATTTCAGTTACTTCTCCCGTGGCGCGTGCCCTCATTGGAAAGTTTGAAGGTGATAGTGTTGAAGTGAAGACCCCTGAAGGTACGACTGTTTACGAAATTATTGAAGTAGCCTATCTCTAA
- the rlmE gene encoding 23S rRNA (uridine(2552)-2'-O)-methyltransferase RlmE produces the protein MAKRRSSSGRWLQEHFSDPFVKEAKVAGYRSRAAFKLIEIQERDRIFKPGMMIVDLGAAPGGWSQIVTRYIKPRGRVIAIDILPMEALPSVEFMQGDFTEENFVTDLLSFLGVTEEKHPVDWVISDMAPNMSGNESVDIPRSMYLAELALEFALQVLHQEGGLLIKVFQGEGFDQLILDIKQSFKQVSIRKPKASRSRSREVYVVASMRKVK, from the coding sequence ATGGCAAAAAGAAGAAGCAGCAGCGGTCGTTGGCTGCAAGAACATTTTTCTGATCCCTTTGTTAAAGAAGCTAAAGTAGCAGGTTATCGTTCTCGTGCAGCGTTTAAGTTAATTGAAATTCAAGAGCGTGATCGTATATTCAAACCGGGAATGATGATTGTCGATTTAGGCGCGGCACCGGGTGGCTGGTCACAAATTGTTACACGTTATATCAAACCCCGAGGACGAGTTATTGCAATTGATATCTTACCCATGGAAGCATTACCTTCTGTTGAATTTATGCAGGGCGATTTTACAGAAGAAAATTTTGTTACCGACTTACTAAGTTTTCTTGGGGTAACAGAAGAGAAGCATCCAGTTGATTGGGTTATTTCTGACATGGCTCCCAATATGAGTGGCAATGAAAGTGTCGATATTCCGCGATCTATGTATCTTGCTGAATTAGCATTAGAATTTGCTTTGCAAGTGCTTCATCAAGAAGGGGGTTTATTGATCAAAGTCTTTCAAGGTGAGGGCTTTGATCAATTGATTTTAGATATTAAACAATCGTTTAAACAAGTTTCGATTAGAAAACCAAAAGCCTCACGTTCACGATCAAGAGAAGTGTACGTTGTTGCGAGCATGAGAAAGGTTAAATAA
- a CDS encoding ATP-dependent metallopeptidase FtsH/Yme1/Tma family protein, whose protein sequence is MVIGIILISVFNNFGPKRETEERISYSAFLNDIKQGNVRSVTVTEQNVTGTFQNNKAFTTYLPMRQDPALLQSMIDKGVVIKGKQPDQPGLLVHLLNLLPWIFLFAIWIYVLRQQSGGGKGGAFSFGRSRARLLNADQVKITFGDVAGCEEAKEEVKELVDFLKDPSKFQRLGGKIPRGVLLIGPPGTGKTLLAKAVAGEAKVPFFTISGSDFVEMFVGVGASRVRDMFEQAKKQAPCIIFIDEIDAVGRHRGAGLGGGHDEREQTLNQLLVEMDGFQGNEGVIVVAATNRPDVLDPALLRPGRFDRQVIVGLPDVRGREQILRVHSRKVPITDDVDVSVIARGTPGFSGADLANIVNEAALFAARSNKRAVDMEDFERAKDKVIMGAERRSMVMSEEEKKLTAYHEAGHTIVGLCVPEHDPVHKVTIIPRGRALGVTMFLPESDRYNHTREYLESKISTLFGGRLAEEIIFGMSKVTTGASNDIQKATEIARNMVTKWGLSEKIGPLTIGGNDEEVFLGHSITRHKEVSESMSSMIDAEVRSIVGRNYKRADQILKENIDKLHIMATALVKYETLDLHQIHDIMANRPVKEPANWRARDAKHHETVVPERPGIVIGPTPDDQIKLGDENKGTASTDGTSVS, encoded by the coding sequence ATGGTCATCGGTATTATTCTTATCTCGGTTTTTAATAACTTCGGGCCAAAGCGCGAGACTGAAGAACGAATTAGTTATTCAGCTTTCCTAAATGACATTAAACAGGGGAACGTGCGCTCTGTAACTGTCACTGAACAAAATGTTACCGGTACGTTCCAAAACAATAAAGCTTTCACAACCTATCTTCCCATGCGACAAGATCCAGCGCTTTTACAATCAATGATTGATAAAGGTGTTGTGATAAAAGGTAAGCAACCCGATCAACCAGGATTATTGGTTCATCTTTTAAATTTACTACCCTGGATTTTCTTGTTTGCGATTTGGATTTATGTTTTACGCCAACAATCGGGTGGCGGCAAAGGAGGCGCTTTTTCCTTTGGTCGTTCACGGGCTCGATTATTAAATGCAGATCAAGTAAAAATTACATTTGGTGATGTTGCAGGATGTGAAGAAGCAAAAGAAGAAGTGAAGGAGCTTGTCGATTTTCTAAAAGATCCAAGTAAATTTCAACGGCTGGGCGGTAAAATTCCCCGCGGCGTCTTACTCATAGGACCTCCAGGGACAGGTAAAACTTTATTAGCTAAAGCAGTAGCCGGTGAAGCCAAAGTTCCCTTCTTTACTATTTCTGGTTCAGATTTTGTAGAAATGTTTGTTGGTGTGGGTGCCTCACGTGTTCGCGACATGTTTGAACAAGCCAAGAAACAAGCACCTTGTATTATTTTCATCGATGAAATCGATGCGGTAGGGCGCCATCGTGGTGCAGGATTGGGCGGTGGACATGACGAACGAGAACAAACTCTTAACCAATTACTTGTGGAAATGGATGGCTTCCAAGGTAATGAAGGCGTGATAGTGGTTGCCGCGACTAATCGTCCGGATGTATTGGATCCCGCATTGTTGCGACCTGGTAGGTTTGATCGCCAAGTGATTGTCGGCTTACCGGATGTTCGTGGTCGAGAACAAATTTTGCGTGTCCATAGCCGCAAAGTCCCCATCACCGATGATGTTGATGTAAGCGTCATTGCGCGTGGAACCCCGGGATTTTCGGGTGCAGATCTCGCTAATATTGTGAACGAAGCTGCACTATTCGCAGCACGATCCAACAAACGTGCTGTCGATATGGAAGATTTTGAACGTGCGAAAGATAAAGTAATTATGGGTGCAGAACGTCGTTCGATGGTGATGTCTGAAGAAGAAAAGAAATTAACGGCTTATCATGAAGCAGGGCATACCATCGTTGGTTTGTGCGTTCCAGAGCATGATCCCGTCCATAAGGTCACCATTATTCCGCGTGGTCGCGCATTAGGTGTCACGATGTTCTTACCAGAATCCGATCGATACAACCACACTCGTGAATACTTAGAAAGTAAAATTTCTACCTTGTTTGGCGGCCGTTTAGCAGAAGAAATTATTTTTGGGATGAGCAAAGTAACGACTGGTGCTTCCAACGACATTCAAAAGGCAACTGAAATTGCGCGTAACATGGTTACGAAGTGGGGATTATCAGAGAAGATTGGTCCTTTGACGATTGGTGGTAATGATGAAGAAGTCTTTTTAGGCCATTCCATTACGCGTCATAAGGAAGTATCTGAATCCATGTCGAGTATGATTGATGCTGAAGTAAGAAGTATTGTAGGTCGTAATTATAAACGGGCTGATCAAATCCTAAAAGAAAATATCGATAAGTTGCATATAATGGCAACGGCGCTCGTTAAATATGAGACGCTTGATCTCCATCAAATTCACGACATTATGGCCAATCGTCCTGTTAAAGAACCGGCAAATTGGCGTGCCCGTGATGCCAAACATCACGAAACGGTGGTTCCTGAGCGTCCTGGTATTGTTATTGGGCCAACGCCAGATGATCAAATTAAATTAGGTGATGAAAACAAAGGAACGGCATCGACAGATGGAACAAGTGTTAGCTGA